One window of the Deltaproteobacteria bacterium genome contains the following:
- a CDS encoding zinc dependent phospholipase C family protein codes for MILSVVLLMVFIILIPEYAWAWGPATHLEIGRDILDSLRLLAPHIRELLSKFPHDFLYGNISADIVVAKNLTEELKHCHNWKVGLKVLKKASNPSQKAFAYGYLSHLAADTIAHNYYIPERLLISFSSRILRHTYWELRFDAMADK; via the coding sequence ATGATTTTATCAGTTGTCTTGTTGATGGTTTTTATAATCTTAATTCCTGAATATGCATGGGCATGGGGACCTGCAACACATCTGGAAATTGGCAGGGATATACTTGATAGTCTGAGATTACTCGCACCACATATAAGGGAATTGCTGTCAAAATTTCCGCATGATTTTCTATATGGAAACATTAGTGCTGATATTGTAGTAGCAAAAAATCTGACAGAGGAACTTAAACACTGCCACAACTGGAAGGTCGGATTAAAAGTCCTCAAAAAGGCTTCCAACCCATCGCAAAAGGCATTTGCCTATGGTTATCTCTCACACCTTGCAGCAGACACAATAGCACATAACTATTATATCCCTGAAAGGCTGCTCATTTCATTTTCCAGCAGAATCTTACGGCATACATACTGGGAACTGAGGTTTGATGCTATGGCTGATAAAA